A window from Azoarcus sp. DD4 encodes these proteins:
- the acnA gene encoding aconitate hydratase AcnA yields the protein MSDTGIARLKTQTLKSFTTRSGITGRYFSLPALDAAGIGPVSRLPVSLRIVLEAVLRHCDGLKVDEEHVRALANWAPAAERSAEIPFVVARVVLQDFTGVPLLCDLAAMRDVAAGQGRDPKRIEPLVPVDLVVDHSVQVDHYGSPIALRQNMELEFERNRERYQFLKWGMQAFDTFGVVPPGIGIVHQINLEYLFRGLRHDGDLYYPDTLVGTDSHTTMINALGVVGWGVGGIEAEAAMLGQPVYFLTPDVIGVELRGRLPEGVTATDLVLTVTEMLRREKVVGKFVEFFGEGTANLTVTDRATIANMAPEYGATMGFFPVDEKTLVYMRGTGRDEESCELFEAWFRAQQMFGVPRAGEIDYTRTLVLDLASIVPSLAGPKRPQDRIALSDMRSRFAELFSAPTADNGFGKVAGELDTRYPSGRNGIELGNGDVLIAAITSCTNTSNPAVLIAAGLLAKKAVDAGLKVAPHIKTSLAPGSRVVTDYLEKAGLLAPLAELGFALAGYGCTTCIGNAGDLAPEFNDTIARHELVAAAVLSGNRNFEARIHPSIRANYLASPPLVVAFAIAGRANIDLSAEPLGSGRDGKPVYLRDLWPSSDEIAAIMPLAMDPDNYQRRYTDLTRDHDLWNAITAPVGQRYDWPVSTYIARPPFFDGFAMMPTPTTDIREARALLLLGDSVTTDHISPAGSFRETTPAGQWLTARGVARKDFNSYGSRRGHHDVMVRGTFANVRIRNLMLPADADGKRPEGGYTLLDGRQATVFDAASTYLARGTPTVIFAGEEYGTGSSRDWAAKGTALLGVKAVIAKSFERIHRSNLVGMGVLPLQFRNGDSWQSLGLDGSERFDIGGVAAGLQPLQDLELVVRREDGSETRVSLLCRIDTPIEVEYYRHGGILPYVLRDILR from the coding sequence ATGTCCGACACCGGCATCGCTCGACTCAAGACACAGACGCTCAAGTCCTTTACCACCCGCAGCGGCATAACCGGCCGCTACTTTTCGCTGCCCGCGCTCGACGCGGCCGGCATCGGCCCGGTGTCGCGCCTGCCGGTGTCGCTGCGCATCGTGCTGGAGGCGGTCCTGCGCCACTGTGACGGCCTCAAGGTGGACGAAGAGCACGTCCGCGCGCTGGCCAACTGGGCACCCGCCGCCGAACGCAGCGCGGAGATCCCCTTCGTCGTCGCCCGCGTGGTGCTGCAGGACTTCACCGGCGTGCCGCTGCTGTGCGACCTGGCCGCCATGCGCGATGTCGCTGCCGGCCAGGGACGCGACCCGAAGCGCATCGAACCGCTGGTGCCGGTCGACCTCGTGGTCGACCACTCGGTGCAGGTCGACCACTACGGTTCGCCGATCGCGCTGCGCCAGAACATGGAACTGGAATTCGAGCGCAACCGCGAGCGCTACCAGTTCCTCAAGTGGGGCATGCAGGCCTTCGACACCTTCGGCGTGGTGCCGCCGGGCATCGGCATCGTGCACCAGATCAACCTTGAATACCTCTTCCGCGGCCTACGCCACGATGGCGACCTCTACTACCCGGACACCCTGGTCGGCACCGACTCGCACACCACGATGATCAACGCGCTCGGCGTGGTCGGCTGGGGCGTGGGCGGCATCGAGGCGGAAGCGGCGATGCTCGGCCAGCCGGTGTATTTCCTCACGCCCGACGTGATCGGCGTCGAACTACGCGGCCGTCTGCCGGAAGGCGTGACCGCCACCGATCTGGTGCTGACCGTCACCGAGATGCTGCGGCGCGAAAAAGTGGTGGGCAAATTCGTCGAGTTCTTCGGCGAAGGCACGGCGAATCTCACCGTCACCGACCGCGCCACCATCGCCAACATGGCACCGGAGTATGGCGCCACCATGGGCTTCTTCCCCGTCGATGAAAAAACCCTCGTCTACATGCGCGGCACCGGCCGCGACGAGGAGAGCTGCGAACTGTTCGAGGCCTGGTTCCGCGCCCAGCAGATGTTCGGCGTGCCGCGCGCCGGCGAGATCGACTATACCCGCACGCTGGTGCTCGACCTGGCGAGCATCGTGCCGTCGCTCGCCGGCCCCAAGCGGCCGCAGGACCGCATCGCCCTGTCCGACATGCGCAGCCGCTTCGCCGAACTGTTCAGCGCACCGACGGCGGACAACGGCTTCGGCAAGGTCGCCGGAGAACTCGACACGCGCTACCCGAGCGGCCGCAACGGCATCGAACTGGGCAACGGCGACGTGCTGATCGCCGCGATCACCTCCTGCACCAACACCAGCAACCCCGCAGTGCTGATCGCCGCCGGCCTGCTGGCAAAGAAGGCGGTGGATGCCGGCCTCAAGGTCGCGCCGCACATCAAGACCTCGCTCGCGCCAGGCTCGCGCGTCGTCACCGACTACCTGGAAAAGGCCGGCCTGCTCGCCCCGCTGGCCGAGCTCGGCTTTGCGCTGGCCGGCTACGGCTGCACCACCTGCATCGGCAACGCGGGCGACCTCGCGCCGGAATTCAACGACACCATCGCCAGGCACGAACTCGTCGCAGCCGCGGTGCTCTCCGGCAACCGCAACTTCGAGGCCCGCATCCACCCCTCGATCCGCGCCAACTACCTGGCCTCGCCGCCGCTGGTGGTGGCCTTCGCGATTGCCGGGCGCGCCAACATCGACCTCAGCGCCGAACCGCTCGGCAGCGGCCGCGACGGCAAACCGGTCTACCTGCGCGACCTGTGGCCGAGTTCGGACGAGATCGCCGCGATCATGCCGCTGGCGATGGACCCCGACAACTACCAGCGCCGCTACACCGACCTCACCCGCGACCACGACCTGTGGAACGCGATCACCGCGCCGGTCGGCCAGCGCTACGACTGGCCGGTCTCCACCTACATCGCGCGGCCGCCCTTCTTCGACGGCTTCGCGATGATGCCAACGCCGACAACGGATATCCGCGAGGCGCGCGCCCTGCTGCTGCTCGGCGATTCGGTCACCACCGACCACATCTCGCCGGCCGGCTCCTTCCGCGAGACCACGCCGGCCGGCCAATGGCTCACGGCCCGTGGCGTGGCGCGCAAGGACTTCAACTCCTACGGTTCGCGCCGCGGCCATCACGACGTGATGGTGCGCGGCACCTTCGCCAACGTGCGCATCCGCAACCTGATGCTGCCGGCCGACGCCGACGGCAAGCGGCCCGAAGGCGGCTACACCCTGCTCGACGGCCGGCAGGCCACGGTGTTCGACGCCGCCAGCACCTACCTCGCACGCGGTACGCCGACGGTGATCTTCGCCGGCGAGGAATACGGCACCGGCTCCTCGCGCGACTGGGCGGCCAAGGGAACCGCCCTGCTCGGCGTCAAGGCGGTGATCGCGAAGAGCTTCGAGCGCATCCACCGCTCCAACCTCGTCGGCATGGGCGTGCTGCCGCTGCAGTTCAGGAACGGCGACAGCTGGCAGTCGCTCGGGCTGGACGGCAGCGAACGCTTCGACATCGGCGGCGTCGCCGCGGGCTTGCAGCCGCTGCAGGACCTGGAGCTGGTGGTGCGAAGGGAGGACGGCAGCGAAACACGGGTGTCGCTGCTGTGCCGCATCGACACCCCGATCGAGGTGGAGTATTACCGGCACGGCGGGATACTGCCCTATGTGTTGAGGGATATCCTGCGCTGA